AATCTAATCATAAATTCAATGAAATGGGAAAAAGTGAAGCTTAAAGATGGTGATAATTTGGAAATCGTTTCAATTGTTGGTGGTGGTTAAAGATAAATTCTTAATATATTAAAAATCTTCATAATTTTTTAAGTTTAGGCTTGCAACAATAACCAAAATTCTCCTTTTTTCGTTATATATTTTTAATACTTAAGTTTAACAATGAAAGAAAAAATTGATATTAACTCAAGATCTCTTAAATGGGAACAAAATGGTGAGTTAGCACATAAAGATCTCTCTGAGCTAATTGAAAGATTAAAAAATGTAGAAAGTGAACATACCTCATCTGAGCTGTCTAGATTAGGTACAAAATCAAACAAAAAAGATTAAATTTGTTACCTTGATCTTGTTTTTATAAAAATTTGTACCAAATTAAAATTACTGAATATAAAAATAAATGCCGAAAAGATTTCCAGAGTGGGTAAACACGCAAGTCGTGATAAAAGCAATCAAAATGAGAGAAGAAGGGATGCTATCAAAACAACTTAATTTATGGATAGAAAACCTATTAGAAATAGAAAAAAAGTAATTTTTTAAGAAATACTTTTAATAATTCTGAGTGCCGCCATTGCTGCGCCGTAACCATTATCTATATTCATAACTGAAATACCTGGAGAACAACTTGACAACATACTATTTAAAGCAGTTTCTCCATCCTTACTAACACCGTAGCCGACTGAAACAGGTACTGCTATTATCGGTTGTGCCAACAATCCGCCCACAACTGTTGCCAAAGCTCCTTCCATTCCAGCACAAACTATTAATACATCATATTTATTAATTTCTTCTAACTGACTCATCAATCGATGAAGTCCAGCTACTCCAACATCTATAAAAGATTGACAATTCACTCCATAAATTCGAAGCGCTAATTGTGCTTCAAGTGTTACGGCCAAATCGCTTGAGCCGCCCGAAATTATGGCAACTTTTTTATTCGTATTTATTTTATTCAGATTTTTCCCAATTATTAGGCAATTTGCTTCTTCATAGAATCGTGCATCATCATACAAATCTAAAAGATGTTTAGCCTTTTCACTATTAATCCTAGTAATAAAAACAACCTCATTTTTACTTAATACATTTTCAGATAATCTCTCTAATTGGTCGATACTCTTATCTTGTCCCCAAATAGCCTCAATGATTCCAAGTCTATCTCTTCTTTGAAAATCAAACTTAATATCAAAATTCATCTTTGCTTATCTAATTCTCCCTCATAAATTAATTCAAAAGGATTTTCGCCTATATTTAGAGCAGCTTTAACGTTATCTTCAAATTTTTGTTGAACTACATTTACTTCTGACATTGGTATGCTTTTCCATAATTTCTTACTTTTCCAATTTACCAATATTAAAGCTTCTTCTTTTTCTTTATCCCAATATAATTGTCTTCCCAAAAAACCATCTTGAGAAGATAACCATGGCTCCCATATTTCTTTTTCAGCATTTAACCAAGCTGCTTTTACATCGGCAGGTACTTTAAGTCTTAATTCCTCTATGATCATTTCACTTTGATAGTTATCCATTGTAAGAGCTTTTAAATTGGGAATATCAGATTGAAAAATTACAAATACTAAACAGATTAATAGTAAACAAAATTTTTGAAATTTTTTTTTCAAATTTAAATTAAATCTCATTTTTTCTCAAGTAGAACTACTGAATGGCAACTTATACCCTCTTCTCTCCCTTCTGGACCCAATTTCTCATTCGTAGTTGCTTTAATTCCAATTAGATTTTCATCAATATTCAATATTTCAGAAATATTTTTTTTCATTAGTTTTATATGTGGCATGATTTTTGGCCTTTCGGCAACGAGAACACTATCAATATTATTTATTTCCCAACCATCTTGTCTTATCAAGTCAATTACTTTTGATAACAAAAACAAGCTATTAGCATTTTTCCATTTTTCATCAGATGGGGGGAAATACTTTCCTATGTCGCCGAGCGAAAGTGCTCCCAATAATGCATCCATTATTGAGTGACTTAAAACATCAGCATCACTATGACCATCCAATCCTAAATTTTCAGGATGATGCAATTTTACACCTCCAATAATTAAATCTCTATCCTCTACCAGTCTGTGAATATCGTATCCATTACCTATTCTAAATTTCATGAATTGATTATATTCTTTTATTATTCTCTTACTTTGCGGGGATTTTTTGTAGTTTTCATTTGAAATTAAGTCACTTCTTCTCTCCAATGTTCTTTCAAAACTTTTTTGTCTTCTCCACGATTTAATCTCTTCATGATTACCGCTCACTAGAATATCTGGCACTTTCATATCTTTAAAAGTTAACGGCCTCGTGTATTGAGGATATTCTAATAAAGAAGAATTATGACTCTCATCGACTAAGGAGTCTGGATCACCAAGAGTTCCTGGTAATAATCTAGTCAAACCGTTAATTATTGATATAGCAGGTATTTCACCTCCAGAAAGTACATAATCGCCTATCGAAATCTCTTCATCAGCTAAACATCTAATCCTTTCATCAAAACCTTCATATTGACCACAAATTATTATGA
Above is a window of Prochlorococcus marinus XMU1406 DNA encoding:
- the trmD gene encoding tRNA (guanosine(37)-N1)-methyltransferase TrmD, which codes for MSGFNFDVITLFPKAFELINNLGVITRALDKNLIDVNLHDLREYGEGSYRQVDDKPYGGGAGMVLKPEPIYKAYESIRKSPKSKTLLMTPQGKVLKQKDLARWSTLDQIIIICGQYEGFDERIRCLADEEISIGDYVLSGGEIPAISIINGLTRLLPGTLGDPDSLVDESHNSSLLEYPQYTRPLTFKDMKVPDILVSGNHEEIKSWRRQKSFERTLERRSDLISNENYKKSPQSKRIIKEYNQFMKFRIGNGYDIHRLVEDRDLIIGGVKLHHPENLGLDGHSDADVLSHSIMDALLGALSLGDIGKYFPPSDEKWKNANSLFLLSKVIDLIRQDGWEINNIDSVLVAERPKIMPHIKLMKKNISEILNIDENLIGIKATTNEKLGPEGREEGISCHSVVLLEKK
- a CDS encoding TIGR03792 family protein produces the protein MRFNLNLKKKFQKFCLLLICLVFVIFQSDIPNLKALTMDNYQSEMIIEELRLKVPADVKAAWLNAEKEIWEPWLSSQDGFLGRQLYWDKEKEEALILVNWKSKKLWKSIPMSEVNVVQQKFEDNVKAALNIGENPFELIYEGELDKQR
- the larB gene encoding nickel pincer cofactor biosynthesis protein LarB, with protein sequence MNFDIKFDFQRRDRLGIIEAIWGQDKSIDQLERLSENVLSKNEVVFITRINSEKAKHLLDLYDDARFYEEANCLIIGKNLNKINTNKKVAIISGGSSDLAVTLEAQLALRIYGVNCQSFIDVGVAGLHRLMSQLEEINKYDVLIVCAGMEGALATVVGGLLAQPIIAVPVSVGYGVSKDGETALNSMLSSCSPGISVMNIDNGYGAAMAALRIIKSIS